From the genome of Salmo salar chromosome ssa29, Ssal_v3.1, whole genome shotgun sequence:
aaccaccaccaccagacaggagaccagacctagctggaaggcaacataaccaccaccagacaggagaccagacctagctggaaggcaacatcaccaccaccagacaggagaccagacctagctggaaggcagcatcaccaccaccagacaggagaccagacctagctggaaggcagcatcaccaccaccaccagacaggagaccagacctagctggaaggcagtataaccaccaccaccaccaccagacaggagaccagacctagctggaaggcagcataaccaccaccaccaccaccagacaggagaccagacctagctggaaggcagtataaccaccaccagacaggagaccagacctagctggaaggcagtataaccaccaccaccaccaccagacaggagaccagacctagctggaaggcagtataaccaccaccaccagacaggagaccagacctagctggaaggcagtataaccaccaccagacaggagaccagacctagctggaaggcagtataaccaccaccagacaggagaccagacctagctggaaggcagtatcaccaccaccaccaccagacaggagaccagacctagctggaaggcagtataaccaccaccaccagacaggagaccagacctagctggaaggcagtataacaaccaccaccaccagacaggagaccagacctagctggaaggcagtataaccaccaccaccagacaggagaccagacctagctggaaggcagtataaccaccaccaccagacaggagaccagacctagctggaaggcagtataaccaccaccaccagacaggagaccagacctagctggaaggcagtataaccaccaccaccagacaggagaccagacctagctggaaggcagtataaccaccaccaccagacaggagacaagacctagctggaaggcaacataaccaccaccaccaccagacaggagaccagacctagctggaaggcagtataaccaccaccaccagacaggagaccagacctagctggaaggcagtataaccaccaccaccagacaggagaccagacctagctggaaggcagtataaccaccaccaccagacaggagaccagacctagctggaaggcagtataaccaccaccaccagacaggagaccagacctagctggaaggcagtataaccaccaccaccagacaggagaccagacctagctggaaggcagtataaccaccaccaccagacaggagaccagacctagctggaaggcagtataaccaccaccaccagacaggagaccagacctagctggaaggcagtataaccaccaccaccagacaggagaccagacctagctggaaggcagcatcaccaccaccagacaggagaccagacctagctggaaggcagtatcaccaccaccagacaggagaccagacctagctggaaggcagtataaccaccaccaccagacaggagaccagacctagctggaaggcagtataaccaccaccaccagacaggagaccagacctagctggaaggcagcataaccaccaccaccaccagacaggagaccagacctagctggaaggcagtataaccaccaccaccaccagacaggagaccagacctagctggaaggcagtataaccaccaccaccagacaggagaccagacctagctggaaggcagtataaccaccaccaccagacaggagaccagacctagctggaaggcagtataaccaccaccaccagacaggagaccagacctagctggaaggcagtataaccaccaccaccagacaggagaccagacctaGCTGGAAGGCAGCATCACCACCTCCACCAGACAGGAGAAACACAGTAATTAGTCATCCATCATTCAGTGATTGGTCATTCAGGACAGGCTATCCCAGACTCCCAAGGAATATAGCCAACCACTGATTGTGGTTAAGACGTTAGTGACAGAGAAAGAGTAGTGAAATGCAAAATGAAAGGTTTGAGTGTTTGTACTGATAAGATATGTGGTTTTACTTGTGGTCTGTGTGCATCCAATGCACACCAGCATATAGCCAGCCTGCCAAATCCAAAAACGTGACGCAGCTTGTAAAATACTACTATTACGGTTTCAACTTGGTTGCATGTTTGTATGGAAAAGATGAGATGTTTAaccggtctgtgtgtgtgtgtccacagtgcAGCAGGAGGAGAGATCTTTAACCAGTGTGTGGCGGAGCGGGACGAGGCCTTCAAAGAGGAGGACGTGAAGAGGTTGATGAGACAGATCCTAGAGGGAGTTTCTTTCCTCCACAGGAACAACATGGTGCACCTGGACCTCAAGGTCAGTCCCTGACTCCTGTTAGACCCTGTACCAACATTCTTGTTATATGCATGTGATCACGTAGTCCACCTTGTGGTTAAAGGGATAATGTGACATTTTGGCAATTTTTTTCtgcttacccagagtcagatgaactcgcgGATACCAATTTTTGGAGGtatgcgtgcagtttgaaggaagttgaaaGTCGTTTCTGGAGCCATTGCTAACTAGCGAAAAATCTTAATTGCCAGAATGTTGCCCTATCCCTTTAAAGATGGAATCAAGCTTTAATATCGCTGTTTAGACGCAGTACCAAACATACGCAAGTTAGCCCCACTGGACCTCTGAGGCTGTgtttttctttcttcctctccagcCCCAGAACATTCTGCTGACAAGCGACGCTCTTCTGGGGGACATCAAGATCGTGGACTTTGGTCTGTCCAGGATGGTGAGCAGCAATCAGGAGCTCAGGGAGATCATGGGGACCCCGGAGTATGTGGGTAAGTAGTGCAGCAAACGCACAACCCCTGACAGACGCCATTTTGTTATTGACCTCATGGTCACTGCACTCAGCATGTCCAAaatctttaaagggatagttcacccaaataaaATAAAGACAAATGTTTTGCAGCTCCAGAAATCCTGAATTACGAGCCGATTAGCACAGCGACAGATATGTGGTAagtggcatttcactgtactgtagcATAGTGCAACAGTATGTTGTATGGCTTGTGATTTGAATTATCCAAAAGCTTATTTGAAAAAGCGATAGAAAATGGAAAACTTCACACATGAAAGAATACATCACCGTTCCATTATGCAGATGTAAAGTTATTTTCTTAGAGAGAAAATCCTGAGCTTATTTCCAGTGGCTGTCTAACCGTTTGTCACTGTAAATGGCTGACAGGAGTATTGGTGTACTGGCCTATGTGATGCTGACGGGAATCTCTCCCTTCCTGGGAGAGGACAAGCAGGAGACATTCCTCAACATCTCCCAGATCAACATCAGCTACCAGGAGGAGGAGCTGGAGCATGTAGACCAGGCCGCCATCACCTTCATCAAAGCCCTGCTCATCAAAGAACCCCAGTGAGTAATGACTCTTTAATGCCCtaaaaatgaatacaaatataaacgcaacaatctCAACatttttacttagttacagttcaattgaaattaattaatatggccctaatctatggatattACATGATTGGGCACGGGGGGCAGCCATGGTTGGGCCTGAGAGGGCATATGCCCATCCACTTGagagccaggtccagccaattATAATACGTttctccccacaaaagggctttattacagacatacatactcctcagtttcatcagctgtccaggtggctggtctcagacaatcccgcaggggAAGAAGCCTGatttggaggtcctgggctggcgtggttaaacgtggtctgcagttgtgaggccagttggacgtactgccaatttctctaaaacgacattggaggtggcttatggtcgGTAGAGCAATTAACAttaagttctctggcaacagctctggtggacattactgcagtcagcatgccaatagcaacacttgagaaatctgtggcattttagagcggccttttattgtccccagcacaaggtgcagctgtgtaatgatcatggtgattattcagcttcttgatatgccacacaaacaaatttgtgctcaaaATTACACTTTTTGTGCTAATGGAAAATTTCTAGGCTCTTTACACTTTACATgatgcttttatatttttgttcagtgtagacagtgcattcggaaagtattcagacctcttgactttttccacattttgttacgttaaagccttattctaaaatggattaaataaaaaaatcctcctctcaataccccataatgacatagcaaaaaccgtttttttagaaatttttgcaaattcattgaaaatagaaaacaaaaataccttatttacataagtattaagacccgttgcaatgagactcgagattgagctcaggtgcatcctgtttccattgatcatccttgaggtgtttctacaacttgattggagtccacctgtagtacatccagttgattggacatgatttagaaaggcacacacctgtctatataaggtcccacagttgacagtgcatgtcagagcaaaaaccaagccatggtgacgaaggaattgttcgtagagctccgtgacaggattgtgttgaggaacagatctggggaagggtactaaaaaatgtctgctgcattgaaggtccccaagaacacagtggcctccttcattcttaaatggaagaagtttggaaccaccaagacacttcttagagctggccgcccggccaaactgcgcaatcggggagaagggccttggtcagggaggtgaccaagaactcgatggtcaatctgaaagagctccagagttcctctgtggagatgggagaaccttccagaaggacaaccatctcggcagcactccaccaatcaagcctttatggttgtggcgacggaaaccactccttagtaaaaggcacatgacagcccgcttggatttttccaaaaggcacctaaagactctttggcctgatagccaagcatcacgtctggaggagaccttgcaccattcctacggtgaagcatggtggaggcagcatcatgctgtggggatgtttttcagtgacagggactgggagaccaggaTGGAGTGAAAAATTAATAGGGCAAAGtacaaagatccttgatgaaaacctgctccagagcgctcaggacctcagactagggccaaggttcaccttccaacaggacaacactaagcacacagccaagacagcgccagagtggcttcaggacaagtctctgaatgtctttgagtggcccagccagagcccagacttgaacccgatcgaacatctctggagagacctgaaaacagctgtgcagcaatgctccccatctaacctgacagagcttgagaggatctgcagagaagaatgggagaaactctccaaatacaggtatgccaagcttgtagcgtcatacccaagaagactcgagactaatcgctgccaaaggtgcttcaacaaagtactgagtaaaaggactgagtacatataaaaaaaaaaaaattgaaatacatttacataaatttgcaaaaatgtctaaaaacctgtttttgctttgtcattatggggtattgtatgtagattggtgatggaaaaaactatttaatccattttaaaataaggctgtaacataacaacatttagaacaaggggtctgaatactttccgatgcactgtatatatggtaTAGAATAGGTCCCATGGGCAATCAAACCCACAGCCTTGGTGTTGCATGTGCCATGCTTGCTGAAACCCACCAAGCCAGCGAAGAAGGTGGATATTCCCATTGATTCCCTGTTCTCACACTCTCCTTTCTCCCAACAGGAACCGTGCCACAGCAGAAGAGTGCCTGCAGCACCAGTGGCTCCAACCAAAAGAGAAAAAGCAGGCGGAGGCGACAACAGCGGTGAAAGAGACTACCAGCCCAACCAAGTGCCCCTCGGAGCCAGTCAGCCCTGAGAGCCCCATcagggaagaggagaaggaaggtCCTGTAACAGAGGAGCTGATCGTGGTGGCAGCCTACACACTGGGCCAGTGTCGCCAGTCAACAGACAAGGAGGTCATAAACCCCGACCAGAAGGCTATCTCCAAGCGCTTCAAGTTCGAGGAGCCCTTTAGCGCCCTCCAAGAAGTCCCCGGGGAGTTCATATACTGaatgacacaaacacagacacacacacacacacacacacacagacatctcaacCTTTACACAAGGGGTCTTCGCTCCGGTCCTGGAGAGGTACTGGTTGTGTTGGGTCTCCCTCCTGCCGTTCACTAACACACCAGCTAATTCAGCCGATCACAGCCCTAATTGGTTGGTTAGTAAAATCAGGTACATTAATGATGGCTTGGAGCGAAAGCCTGCACCACCCAGTAGCTCGCCAGGAACCATAGTGGAGAACCCCTGCTCTTCCATCTAAGTGAAAGCGGTACAAAATGTCGCACTTACAAACCACAATAAATATCTGACACTTTTTAACCCACCTCATGGTCTGAACTCGTAagccaaacttttttttttaatattttttttttaaatgtcccgttgtttttgtattttatgtTTGTGCTGCTTTACTATACATGGGAATCGGTACTCCggactaaggcctagattcagtcagatcaagcgttaaccgATATCCGACACCTGCAGAGCTGATGTTTTGGTGTCGGAAGTGGAActgcgttggagctgtcaaatcagaGCTGCTCTGGTGATCATTGTCACGAAACCACAGCAtaaagttcagaacgagaaagtgtaggctatatagaaataatgtcGCTCAAATGGAAAATCATTGAGCAAAATgatgaggatttctatcagcctaatcgaggtgtagattacatctcacattccagtgttcgaacttgtaaacaaggctgcatgggatttctctcAATGCGActctgtgcagccaatggcaatgtccgctttaggtataatgccgggATCcattgtggatttgacagctctaaagcCGATCTGATTGAATCTGGCCCTAAGCCTTGTTGTGATACttcgttttgtttttgttttgttcttcTTTGGTGCCATGCTTGGAGAATTAGCAATGACTTGGGCCATAAATGCAATTgtatctttttttcctttttttttctccagttTTTTGTCAATGTTTCGTCAGGCTATCTCTTTTCTTAAGGTATTTTGTTTAAGGTTATAGATATCTTCTAAAATGGGAACGGGGGAGGGAGGGTTAATTCTGTGTATATGAAACCAATGTTATGTTGCTTTGAGAGTATGTCTCGAAATAATACTGTTTAAAAAGCCATTGCACACGTTTGACCCAGAACTGAAAACATCCCATGGGTTTCAATCTCTTCAGCAATAATTGCAAATAATTGACTTGTATATGCAGACAGCGCTTGTTTTTCTTTCCTAACTCCCAATAGTAATTACTGTAAATTGGTCCAAGTTTGTCTCTATCAAACGAGAGGCTCCTTATTATGGGAACAAATTTGTACATGAATGTCCTGATACTGTAAATAAAGATAAGTCTCTAAACCTTTTTTTGAGTACGATTTGGTTTTTGTGTTGTGGCCTTGACATTTATTTCAGAGGAGATGACAtttagtgggtgtgtgtgtgcatgcgtacgaGTGTATGATACATCTGCGTGGACACACTGGCAGCTGTGTCCGCTGGGTGAGGGAAAGGGCAGGCTATTTGCCAAGCATCAGTGTGATGCCCCtgagtggaggtgtcataatacccataaaacctagcggccAAACAGGGAAACGGTTCTAATCGTTTTTCCactattcatttttcccatagaggattttagaaacacttaaaaatatgggctgtgtttcgtgtagtctTACCCTGGcttgacattttgataaccataTAAATCTCTCAGACAAGgatacttttatcaatatattcgtctCCATTTAATCTGACCCGAAAAATGCTAATTAGAATAAAAGTAGAAATCATGGAAGACGACTCCCTGCTAGCTCcagcacgtcatctctagctgatacctttgctaacaggtattgtgtcaatttaaaacttgcacaagaccgTTCACAGAATAGTCaattttaaagaaatgtagccaatatATACATGAATACATttggctaacattagatagttaatccagagattcttacctttgcctcgatttggcagtctcgtccagatcatcatgacAGTTGAAGATTTGaaggggtggcaggtaacctagtggttagagcgttgggccagtaaccgaaagattgctggattgaatccccgagctgacaaggcagttgacccactgttcccaagtaggctgtcattgtaaataagaatttgttcttaactgacttgcctggttaaataaaaaaataacaatagccacattagcagatagttagcatttcatttttgggggggggtaaatacaggtgaatgaatatattgataaagtcaccttgtcctagagagatttacatggttatcaaaatgtcacaccaggttttatgggtattataacTCATACTGTGGCACTCTATTAGCCTTTCATatacaaatcaaatttatttatatagcccttcttacgtcagctgatatatcaaagtgctgtacagaaacccagcctaaaacccaaaacagcaagcaatgcaggtgtagaagcacggtggctagaaaaaactccctagaaaggccaaaacctaggaagaaacctagagaggaaccaggctatgaggggtggtcagtcctcttctggctgtgccgggtggagattataacagaacatggccaagatgttcaaatgttcata
Proteins encoded in this window:
- the LOC106590287 gene encoding serine/threonine-protein kinase 17A, which codes for MIPEYSPRTSETTRTRCHYGQAAEPNQNRCGLLSEIKTPIKNELFTDHYTIIPGKELGRGKFAVVRKCVEKCTGREYAAKFMRKRRKGQDCRLEIIHEVAVLELATASQRVVNLHQVYEMAAEMVLVLQFAAGGEIFNQCVAERDEAFKEEDVKRLMRQILEGVSFLHRNNMVHLDLKPQNILLTSDALLGDIKIVDFGLSRMVSSNQELREIMGTPEYVAPEILNYEPISTATDMWSIGVLAYVMLTGISPFLGEDKQETFLNISQINISYQEEELEHVDQAAITFIKALLIKEPQNRATAEECLQHQWLQPKEKKQAEATTAVKETTSPTKCPSEPVSPESPIREEEKEGPVTEELIVVAAYTLGQCRQSTDKEVINPDQKAISKRFKFEEPFSALQEVPGEFIY